One part of the Lycium ferocissimum isolate CSIRO_LF1 chromosome 8, AGI_CSIRO_Lferr_CH_V1, whole genome shotgun sequence genome encodes these proteins:
- the LOC132068697 gene encoding uncharacterized protein LOC132068697, producing MAKVQRFQSSISFCTSVCGKELMHPSYFHSFSPNTALERRGSTKAFKPIPARSCTSKRTIHEIDKRGEVYTWYTSDIHSKCVYQAYMMCINKLVSHGVQCISASVKEIGSIFALMLKLKTNLI from the exons atggcaaaagtTCAAAGGTTTCAGAGCTCAATCAGTTTTTGTACGTCCGTTTGCGGCAAAGAATTAATGCATCCATCCTATTTCCACTCATTCTCACCAAACACCGCCTTAGAG AGGAGAGGAAGCACAAAGGCTTTCAAACCCATTCCTGCTCGCAGTTGCACATCAAAaag GACTATACATGAAATTGATAAAAGAGGAGAGGTATATACGTGGTATACATCTGATATACATAGCAAATGTGTATATCAAGCGTATATGATGTGTATAAACAAATTAGTTAGCCATGGTGTACAATGTATATCAGCGAGTGTAAAGGAAATAGGTTCCATATTTGCTTTAATGCTAAAACTCAAAACTAACTTAATATGA